The window GCCAGTCCTCCACCTGGGAAAAGGTAAACATCTTCAACAAAACTCCGTCCATCCCAAAGCAAAAAACTGCCAAAAAAAATTAAAGTTAAAACAAAAAAAGGCCAGGTTTTCAAAAAGATCGATTTTACTTTTTCTAAAATCTCCTGATTTTGATAAATTTGCCAAAGATAGAAAAAATAAAATGGCAAGAGCAACCAACTTGATTGTTTACTAGCAATTGCCAGTCCTAAAATAGCTGATGAAGCTAGTATTTTGCGTTTATAAAGTAAATACAAGCTTAAAAAGACCCAAGCAAAAACAAAAATATCATTCCGACCTTCAATAAAAAAATGAATAAAAATAGGATTAAAAATAAATAGAGTCAGATATAAAATTTTCTTATCAAGGTTTTTAAATAATTTCCAAATTAAATAGATTGGAATTAAAAAAATCAATCCATGAACCATCCGCTCATCAAAAAAACCAAAAATGGTTTCAGTTGGATAGGAAAGTATTAGTGAAAATAAGGGGTAAAAAGGTAAAGTAACAAAATGATATAAAGCTCGGTTTAAGCGCTCTTCCTGATACCAAGCTTCTTGAGCTGTCCCAAAGTAGTCTTGTGTGTAAGGGTTTTTGCCTTGCTTTAAATATTTGATCGCTTCTTCAAGTTGAATAGGGTTATCATGAACCGGATAACTATTGCCTAGTTGGTGACGCAAATTAATAGCCGTATAAAAACTTTTACCAACTGTCAGAAGTACTAACAGGCTAAAAATAGCAATCTTGCCGTATGTATAAAGTTTGCGATTGAGTTGTTTTTTATTTAAATCTAGATATAAAAAAACGATAATTAAAACAAAATAAAGAGGAAAAAGTTTAATATTAAACGTACTGGCTTTAACCCAAACATTGCCTTGGGTAAAGAAAAAGCTCAAAATAAAAATCAGTAAAAAATCAAGCATAGTCCACAATTTAAATCACAACTTTATCTTAACAAAATATGGTATTATCTCCAAAGATGGCAAGCAAAACTCTTTTAATCACTGGCGGGGCAGGCTTTATTGGATCTTCTCTTATTGCCAAAATTATAGATCAATATCAGATTGTTTGTGTTGACAATTTTAATTCATATTACAATCCCAGCTGGAAAGAAGACAATGTCAAACCTTTTTTAACTCATCCTAATTTTAGATTATACAAAAGCAATATCGTTAATTTAGAAGATTTACGCCAGATTTTTAAAAACCACCACTTTGATAAAATTGTTCATTTAGCAGCTCGAGCCGGCGTCAGGCCTTCTATTGCTCAACCACTACTCTATGAAAAAGTTAATGTTCAAGGTACGCTCAATCTTTTAGAACTGGCTAAAGAGTATAAAATTCCTCATTTTATTTTTGCTTCCAGTTCTTCGGTTTATGGGAATCAGAATAAAGTTCCATTTAGTGAAACTGATCCGGTCAATGAGCCAATTTCTCCTTATGCTGCTACCAAAAAAGCTGGAGAAATGTTGTGTTATACCTATGCCCATCTTTATAAAATCAAAACTACTTGCTTACGCTTTTTTACTGTTTATGGGCCTAAAGGCCGGCCTGATATGGCTCCTTACCTTTTTACCAAAGCTATCTTATCTGGCGAACCGATTACCAAGTTTGGTGACGGCAAAAGCAAGCGGGATTATACCTATATTGATGATATTGTAGCTGGCGTTATCAAAACCATTGAGCAACAATTTGATTTTGAAATTTTTAATTTGGGCAATAATCAACCAGTTGAGCTCAATGAATTTATTAAAACGATTGAGGAAGTGACTGGTAAAATCTTAGAAACGGTTGATTTGCCAATGCAAGCTGGTGATGTTACTCAAACTTATGCCAACATCGAAAAGGCTAAAAAACTTCTTGCCTGGGAACCCAAAACTTCCCTAAAAGAAGGCTTAACTAAATTTGTTAACTGGTACCAACAGGCTAGAAACTAATTTTTCTATTCCCCAATTCTAAACTCATCAAGTATAATGCAAGACAATGGCTAAAGATGTAAACCATATTACTATTTTAGGTGGTGGTCCAGCCGGACTGGCCATGGCTTTTTATGCCCATAAAACCAAGTTGCCACTCACTCTTTATGAAGCTCAAGCTCAAGTGGGAGGCACCTGTCAAACCTTTAAATTTGAAGGGTTTCGCTATGATAGTGGCGCTCACCGCTTTCATGATAAAAATCCTCGTATTACCAAAGAAGTAGTTAGTCTCATGGGCAAGGATCTTAAAAAGATTTATGTCCCCACTCAAATTTACCAAAATGGCAAATTTATCGATTTTCCTTTAAGGCCTATTAATTTATTTAAACATTTAGGACCAATTACATTTATTAAAGCTGGATTTGAAGTAGTGTTTAACCAGCTTTTCTCCAGTAGGCAGAAGAGAAGTTTTGCTGATTTTGCCATTACCACCTATGGCCAAACTATTGCTAATTTATTGCTACTTAAATATTCAGCCCGACTTTGGGGCCGACCTTGCCAGCAATTATCTTTAAGCATTGGCGGCAAACGTTTCAAGGGCCTCAACCTAAAGTCTTTTCTAACTGAAGCCTTGCTAGGCGAAAAAGCCCGCATTGAACATTTAGAAGGAGCTTCATTTTATTATCCTGATCTTGGCATTGGTATGATCATGGACCGGCTTATTCAAGATATTGATCAAAAAGATATTAAAACCAAATCTAAAATTACTAAAATTTTTCACAATGGCAAAAAAATTGAAGCAATAGAAATTAATGGCAAAACTAAAACACCTGTTGATCAGCTGGTTAGTTCTTTACCTATTTCTTATTTTTTACAAATCATGGATCCCAAACCACCAAAAGCAATTTTAGAACTAGCTCAGGACTTACAATTCAGAGATATGATTTTAGTAGCCGTTTTTATTAATAAAGCAAGCATTACCAAATCAGCCACGGTTTATTTTCATGATAAAGACTATTTATTTACCCGTATTTACGAGCCCAGAAACCGCTCAGGCTTTATGTCGCCTAAAGGAAAAACTTCTTTAGTTGCCGAAATCCCCTGCCAAAAAGGGGATAGCTACTGGCAAACTGATGACCAAGAATTAGTTGATCAAGTTGTCAAAAAATTGATTAAAGCTGGCTGGCTTAAAAAAGAAAATATTATCGCCACTCAAGTCAAACGAATGGAAGCTACCTACCCAATTCTTGAGCTTGGTTATGAGCAGAAAGTTGCTCAGGTTAATGAGTACCTGAAACGCTTTCCTAATTTATATTTAACTGGTCGCAATGGTAAATTTGTTTATTCCTGGATTCATAATATGATGGAATATGCCCAGGAAATTATTGCTCAAATTAAACCTCAAGCAAAATGAATTTCTTCCAAACTAATTCAGCTAAACAAAGAGCAATTTTAATTTTAAGTTTTATTGTTCTTTTTCTTATTGCATGTCTTTTTGTCCTATCTTTATTTAGATATTTTAATCACGATGGCTTTGAGCATATCCATACCACCTGGTATCTAACGCAAGGGAAAGTTCCATACAAAGATTTTTACCAGCATCACAATCCTCTGTTTTGGTATCTTTTATATCCGATTGTATTTTTATTACAAAATAATAGTTTTATTTTGATATCTGCAAGAGTTTTAATGTGGTTACTAGCTGTTGGCATCGGTATTACAACTTACTTTCTTTGTTTTAAGGTAAGTAGGCAAAAAATTCTCAGTCTTTTTTCAGTTCTACTTTTACTGGCTTGCCCATTTTTTCTAGGTTCAGCTATAGAAATCCGCCCCGATGTACCTCAAGTTCTTTTTGGCTTAACTTCCATCTATTTTTTA of the Candidatus Beckwithbacteria bacterium genome contains:
- a CDS encoding NAD(P)-binding protein; translated protein: MAKDVNHITILGGGPAGLAMAFYAHKTKLPLTLYEAQAQVGGTCQTFKFEGFRYDSGAHRFHDKNPRITKEVVSLMGKDLKKIYVPTQIYQNGKFIDFPLRPINLFKHLGPITFIKAGFEVVFNQLFSSRQKRSFADFAITTYGQTIANLLLLKYSARLWGRPCQQLSLSIGGKRFKGLNLKSFLTEALLGEKARIEHLEGASFYYPDLGIGMIMDRLIQDIDQKDIKTKSKITKIFHNGKKIEAIEINGKTKTPVDQLVSSLPISYFLQIMDPKPPKAILELAQDLQFRDMILVAVFINKASITKSATVYFHDKDYLFTRIYEPRNRSGFMSPKGKTSLVAEIPCQKGDSYWQTDDQELVDQVVKKLIKAGWLKKENIIATQVKRMEATYPILELGYEQKVAQVNEYLKRFPNLYLTGRNGKFVYSWIHNMMEYAQEIIAQIKPQAK
- a CDS encoding NAD-dependent epimerase/dehydratase family protein, which gives rise to MASKTLLITGGAGFIGSSLIAKIIDQYQIVCVDNFNSYYNPSWKEDNVKPFLTHPNFRLYKSNIVNLEDLRQIFKNHHFDKIVHLAARAGVRPSIAQPLLYEKVNVQGTLNLLELAKEYKIPHFIFASSSSVYGNQNKVPFSETDPVNEPISPYAATKKAGEMLCYTYAHLYKIKTTCLRFFTVYGPKGRPDMAPYLFTKAILSGEPITKFGDGKSKRDYTYIDDIVAGVIKTIEQQFDFEIFNLGNNQPVELNEFIKTIEEVTGKILETVDLPMQAGDVTQTYANIEKAKKLLAWEPKTSLKEGLTKFVNWYQQARN